The following coding sequences lie in one Anguilla rostrata isolate EN2019 chromosome 8, ASM1855537v3, whole genome shotgun sequence genomic window:
- the ppt2b gene encoding lysosomal thioesterase PPT2, translated as MEESWTGDSNRGGACRALWPVIFACLAATVIGYKPVIVVHGLFDGSSDFVNLLRFINESHPGTNVSVIDLFDRSASLLPLWKQVEGFKEAIYPIMQNAADGIHFICYSQGGLVCRGILSTLPNHNVDTFISLSSPQAGQYGDTDYLKYIFPEFVKSNLFHLCYTAVGQRISICNYWKDPHHQDMYLNSSDYLALLNNERPNPNATVWKNNFLRIKRLVLIGGPDDGVITPWESSQFGFYDANETVVEMKKQDVYLKDMFGLKTLDARGDVVQCVIPGVQHTKWHSNETVYTACIQKWLT; from the exons ATGGAAGAATCGTGGACCGGGGACTCCAATAGAGGCGGCGCATGCAGGGCGCTCTGGCCGGTGATTTTCGCCTGCTTGGCGGCCACAGTGATTGGGTACAAGCCGGTAATCGTCGTACACGGGCTTTTCGACGGCTCCAGCGACTTTGTCAACTTACTTCGGTTCATCAACGAG TCCCACCCAGGCACCAACGTGTCGGTGATTGACCTGTTCGACCGCAGTGCCAGCCTGCTGCCACTATGGAAGCAAGTGGAGGGCTTCAAGGAGGCCATCTATCCCATAATGCAAAACGCCGCTGATGGCATTCACTTCATCTGCTACTCCCAAG gtgGTCTGGTGTGCAGAGGAATTCTCTCCACTCTTCCTAATCACAACGTCGACACCTtcatttccctctcctctccacaggcCGGCCAGTATGGAG ACACAGACTACCTGAAGTACATTTTCCCGGAGTTCGTCAAGTCGAACCTCTTTCACCTGTGCTACACAGCCGTCGGACAGAGAATCTCCATCTGCAACTACTGGAAAG ATCCTCACCATCAGGACATGTACCTGAACAGCAGTGACTACCTGGCCCTGCTCAACAACGAGAGACCCAATCCAAATGCGACAG TGTGGAAAAACAACTTCCTGCGCATTAAGAGGCTGGTGCTGATTGGTGGACCGGACGATGGTGTCATCACACCTTGGGAATCCAG TCAGTTTGGATTTTATGATGCCAACGAGACGGTTGTTGAGATGAAGAAACAGGAT GTGTACTTGAAGGACATGTTTGGGCTGAAAACTCTGGATGCTCGTGGGGACGTGGTCCAGTGTGTGATCCCTGGAGTGCAGCACACCAAGTGGCACTCCAACGAAACAGTGTACACTGCCTGCATCCAGAAGTGGCTGACCTAG